The following proteins are co-located in the Purpureocillium takamizusanense chromosome 10, complete sequence genome:
- the GIT2 gene encoding glycerophosphoinositol permease (TransMembrane:10 (i82-105o111-130i178-201o213-231i252-273o302-323i330-350o356-374i395-418o430-450i)~COG:P~EggNog:ENOG503NUIA), whose amino-acid sequence MFSFGRDKEAEDRREGEAHDAAVADLETVVQHKTFMEAAMPVFACGAGLFSDGYINNVIGSVNTVLKLQYGDVYKNSQAAKYVADIAFAGTVVGQLIFGFTSDYWSRNNSLLLSTIILIVFTALATGSYYKGEAVGMFNMLTAWRFFVGVGIGGEYPAGSVGCAESSGELKKGTRNRWFILFTNSMIDLGFVFGAFVPYVVAAAAQNEHYSTIWRVSLGIGVVFPLVLFVLRLRLKEPEEFAKESMRRQTPYWLVLKFYWPRLLCVSLIWFLYNFSSYAFGIYSSSILSGIYGDGAPLTTVFGWNTVINIFYLPGTLIGAFVSDWIGPKYTLILGVSTQAVVGYILAGVYNKISSHIAAFAVVYGIFMSLGELGPGNNIGLLAAKTCATGVRGRYYGIAAAVGKIGAFVGTWVFPYIQKAGGNETESAQYPFWVASSLALLSAIIAFLFVPNIGQDTITFEDKRFREYLEAQGWDTAQLGLHKDGSNVAEFTETDVMPGMAVKN is encoded by the exons ATGTTCAGCTTTGGCCGCgacaaggaggccgaggaccgccgcgagggcgaggcccacgatgccgccgtcgcggatcTCGAGACGGTGGTCCAGCACAAGACCTTCATGgaggccgccatgcccgtgtTCGCCTGCGGTGCTGGTCTGTTCTCTGATGGATACATCAACAAC GTCATCGGCTCCGTCAACACCGTCCTCAAGCTGCAGTACGGCGACGTCTACAAGAACTCTCAGGCCGCCAAGTATGTCGCCGACATCGCCTttgccggcaccgtcgtcggccagctcatCTTCGGCTTCACCTCGGACTACTGGTCGCGCAACAactcgctgctgctctccactatcatcctcatcgtcttcaCGGCGCTCGCGACGGGCTCCTACTacaagggcgaggcggtcggCATGTTCAACATGCTGACGGCGTGGCGCTTCTTTGTTGGTGTCGGCATAGGCG GCGAGTATCCCGCTGGAAGTGTGGGCTGCGCCGAGTCGAGCGGAGAGTTGAAAAAGGGCACCCGCAACCGGTGGTTTATCCTCTTCACCAACAGCATGATTGACCTTGGCTTCGTTTTCGGCGCTTTTGTCCCAT atgtcgtcgccgccgcggctcagAACGAGCACTATAGCACCATCTGGCGCGTTTctctcggcatcggcgtcgttTTCCCCCTCGTGCTGTTTgtcctgcgcctgcgcctcaaGGAGCCCGAGGAGTTCGCCAAGGAGTCTATGCGCCGTCAGACACCCTACTGGCTGGTCCTCAAGTTCTACTGGCCTCGGCTGCTCTGCGTCAGCCTCATCTGGTTCCTCTACAAC TTCAGCTCCTACGCCTTTGGCATTTACTCGTCGTCCATCCTTAGCGGCATctacggcgacggcgcgccgctCACCACCGTCTTTGGCTGGAACACCGTCATCAACATCTTCTACCTTCCCGGAACCCTGATCGGCGCCTTTGTGTCCGATTGGATCGGCCCCAAGTACacgctcatcctcggcgtctccacgcaggccgtcgtcggttACATCCTCGCGGGCGTGTACAACAAGATCTCGTCGCACATCGCTGCCTTCGCCGTCGTGTACGGCATCTTCATGTCGCTCGGCGAACTGGGGCCCGGCAACAAcatcggcctcctcgccgccaagacgTGTGCGACGGGCGTGCGCGGCCGATACtacggcatcgccgccgcggtgggcAAGATCGGCGCCTTTGTCGGTACCTGGGTCTTTCCCTACATTCAGAAGGCGGGCGGCAACGAGACCGAGTCTGCGCAGTACCCCTTCTGGGTCGCCTCGAgcctggcgctgctgtcAGCCATTATCGCCTTCCTCTTTGTCCCCAACATCGGCCAGGACACCATCACCTTCGAGGATAAGCGCTTCCGCGAGTATCTCGAGGCTCAGGGTTGGGACACGGCTCAGCTGGGACTCCACAAGGACGGCTCCAATGTGGCTGAGTTCACGGAGACGGATGTGATGCCGGGAATGGCCGTCAAGAACTAG
- a CDS encoding uncharacterized protein (COG:E~EggNog:ENOG503NUEI): MDMLPVDDMLPVDNPTQPYWLSEPHPLARFRSSDTVVDETDIAIIGTGMAGVSTAYHILKQCKSATPPSITLLDARDACSGATGRNGGHVKTILASIKKWYETHGADGAAAIVAWVAAQCRGLKKVVEEESLDCEFLVRRSYDVLYDPNQAEELKKWLHDRRKEGVEWLDELQWLEGPHLDRIVGAKGAVAAVGGPAVSLWPYKLVMGLLSRVVDKGARLYTNTAVHAIHRQSDTVELSTSRGVLRAKKVIYATNGYTAGLLPQYRGVIVPFLGQNSRLVPNELTLRRCPNLAATLNLHHRADSVDYLNPRPDGSITHGGGTRNYRRDASDRNARWFNTVDDSKLISNAVAADFERIDRERLYGWEDSQARVDSIWTGVMGLTPDGIPHVGRVPGSQNEWLLAGFNGGGMVFIFTMTQGLADMVLNGTQLEQTAIPVLFKTTEERLKQQCDGAQ; the protein is encoded by the exons ATGGACATGTTGCCCGTAGACGACATGTTGCCCGTAGACAACCCGACACAGCCGTATTGGCTGTCGGAGCCTCACCCGTTAGCTAGATTCCGCTCCTCCGAtaccgtcgtcgacgaaaCGGACATTgccatcatcggcaccgGCATGGCTGGCGTTTCCACCGCGTACCACATCCTCAAGCAGTGCAAATCCGCGACACCCCCGTCAATTACGCTCCTTGACGCACGCGATGCCTGCTCCGGTGCGACTGGCCGCAATGGTGGCCACGTGAAGACGATACTGGCATCGATAAAGAAGTGGTACGAGACACATGGGGCggatggcgccgcggcaaTAGTCGCATGGGTCGCCGCACAATGTCGTGGCTTGAAGAAGGTCGTCGAAGAGGAGAGTCTGGATTGCGAGTTCCTGGTAAGGAGATCATACGATGTTCTCTATGATCCCAATCAGGCGGAAGAGCTCAAGAAATGGCTTCACGACCGTCGCAAAGAAGGAGTCGAGTGGCTCGATGAGCTCCAGTGGTTGGAAGGGCCACACCTGGACAGA aTCGTCGGAGCCAAGGGTGCAGTTGCGGCCGTGGGAGGACCAGCCGTGTCACTGTGGCCTTATAAGCTCGTAATGGGTCTGCTTTCTCGAGTTGTGGACAAGGGTGCGAGGCTGTATACCAACACGGCCGTGCACGCCATCCATCGCCAGTCCGACACCGTCGAGCTATCGACGTCTCGCGGTGTCCTGCGCGCGAAGAAGGTCATATACGCAACCAACGGCTACACAGCTGGCCTGCTGCCACAATATCGAGGCGTCATCGTGCCCTTTCTCGGCCAGAACTCGAGACTCGTGCCAAACGAGCTGACACTCCGCCGGTGCCCCAACCTAGCGGCTACTTTAAACCTGCACCACAGGGCCGATTCCGTCGACTACCTCAATCCTCGCCCGGACGGGTCGATTACGCACGGGGGCGGCACGCGCAACTACCGGCGGGATGCGAGCGACCGTAACGCGCGTTGGTTCAacaccgtcgacgactccAAGTTGATCTCGAACGCGGTTGCAGCCGACTTTGAAAGAATTGATCGAGAGCGGCTGTACGGCTGGGAGgacagccaggccagggttGACTCGATCTGGACGGGGG TCATGGGCTTAACGCCGGACGGGATTCCGCATGTCGGTCGCGTGCCTGGCTCACAAAACGAGTGGCTGCTGGCAGGcttcaacggcggcggcatggtcTTCATCTTCACCATGACCCAGGGGCTCGCAGACATGGTGCTCAACGGCACGCAGCTTGAGCAGACCGCAATCCCTGTGCTGTTTAAGACGACGGAGGAGCGACTCAAGCAGCAGTGCGACGGCGCTCAGTAA
- a CDS encoding uncharacterized protein (COG:S~SECRETED:SignalP(1-20~SECRETED:cutsite=ATA-WG~SECRETED:prob=0.4246)~EggNog:ENOG503NZTQ), whose protein sequence is MPSLCATTLVALGSLQGATAWGVLGHATVAYVAQHYLAPETATWAQSLLADASDAYLANIASWADQYRATAAGKWSAPFHFIDAQDNPPSSCNVDYDRDCGSSGCSISAIANYTQRVGDGRLSKAQVTEALKFLVHFIGDLTQPLHDEAYELGGNGINVTFDGYDDNLHADWDTYMPQKLIGGKDLAHAQTWANTLVQDIEAGGYKAQAPGWIKGDNVSDAIGTATRWASDANAYVCSVVMPNGAAALQTGDLYPDYYNSVTATIELQIAKGGYRLGHWLNTVYASKVGKRAEGGLPSMRDATLPDLTGRDLLPDPRPLSRAELARAAMSGSCCTHSH, encoded by the exons ATGCCCAGCCTTTGCGCAACGACACTGGTGGCCTTGGGCTCGCTGCAGGGAGCCACTGCCTGGGGAGTGCTGGGTCACGCAACAGTAGCCTACGTTGCACAGCACTATCTCGCCCCAGAGACTGCGACATG GGCGCAGAGCCTCCTGGCTGATGCTTCCGATGCCTACCTGGCCAACATCGCCTCCTGGGCGGACCAGTAtcgcgccacggccgcgggcaAGTGGTCTGCCCCTTTCCATTTCATCGATGCGCAAGACAACCCGCCCAGCTCGTGCAATGTGGACTACGACCGCGACTGCGGCAGCTCCGGATGCTCCATCTCGGCCATTGCCAACTACAcgcagcgcgtcggcgacggccgtctcAGCAAGGCCCAGGTGACCGAGGCGCTCAAGTTCCTGGTGCACTTCATCGGCGACCTGACGCAGCCGCTGCACGATGAGGCGTATgagctcggcggcaacggcatcaaCGTCACGTTTGACGGCTACGACGACAACTTGCACGCGGACTGGGACACGTACATGCCCCAGAagctcatcggcggcaaggacctgGCGCATGCGCAGACCTGGGCAAACACGCTGGTGCAGGACATCGAGGCCGGGGGCTACAAGGCCCAAGCACCGGGCTGGATCAAGGGCGACAACgtcagcgacgccatcggcacGGCCACGCGCTGGGCTTCCGATGCCAACGCGTACGTCTGCTCCGTCGTCATGCCCAACGGCGCTGCGGCCCTGCAAACTGGTGATCTGTACCCAGACTACTACAACTCTGTCACCGCCACCATCGAGCTGCAGATTGCCAAGGGAGGCTACCGTCTCGGACACTGGCTCAACACGGTCTACGCGTCCAAGGTGGGCAAGCGAGCCGAGGGCGGTTTGCCATCGATGCGGGACGCCACGCTGCCGGACTTGACAGGCCGCGATCTACTGCCGGATCCGCGTCCGTTGAGTCGCGCAGAGCTGGCCAGGGCGGCCATGTCTGGATCGTGTTGTACTCATTCGCATTAA
- a CDS encoding uncharacterized protein (COG:S~SECRETED:SignalP(1-17~SECRETED:cutsite=AMA-AP~SECRETED:prob=0.6254)~EggNog:ENOG503PEV2) codes for MQVKLAVVWHLAAAAMAAPRDIVSRGGGSSPDLPAAASAWDNFTVVPVTWDVKATPRGETLRLEGTAQEVYRRLVEMNPAYDDDFAGSEYDSGDGDGDGAGRRHLERRTDFSTSNFICSDKKEPYGPFGRASSTSYWEALGYLAGLKGAPTLSAGPRVCGRVSCSYNGAVYVCNDTPAPKTLKEWGSVRDGLVAIHGKCSMMYPAWMMGGAGLSPDELERHLSKRELLRATSILRM; via the exons GCCGTTGTGTGGCATCTCGCGgccgcagccatggcagcGCCCCGAGACATCGTGTCGCGAGGTGGAGGCAGCAGTCCCGACctgccagcggcggcgtcggcgtgggaTAACTTCACCGTCGTGCCCGTGACGTGGGACGTCAAGGCGACGCCCCGCGGGGAGACGCTGCGGCTCGAGGGGACGGCGCAGGAGGTGTACCGTCGGCTGGTGGAGATGAATCCGGCCTACGACGATGACTTTGCCGGCTCCGAGTACGACTCCggggatggcgacggcgacggcgcgggacggcggcatcTCGAGCGGCGCACCGACTTCAGCACCTCCAACTTCATCTGCTCGGACAAGAAGGAGCCGTACGGGCCGTTTGGgcgcgcgtcgtccacgtcgtACTGGGAGGCCCTCGGGTACCTCGCGGGGCTCAAGGGCGCGCCCACGCTGTCTGCCGGGCCGAGGGTGTGCGGGCGGGTGAGCTGCAGCTACAACGGCGCCGTCTACGTTTGCAACGAC ACCCCGGCGCCCAAGACGTTGAAGGAGTGGGGCTCGGTCAgggacggcctcgtcgcgatTCACGGAAAGTGCTCGATGATGTATCCGGCCTGGATGATGGGGGGGGCAGGTCTTTCACCCGACGAACTGGAACGTCATTTATCGAAACGAGAATTGCtgagggcgacgtcgattTTAAGAATGTGA